A section of the Marinoscillum sp. 108 genome encodes:
- a CDS encoding RNA polymerase sigma factor, whose protein sequence is MSNDFYTSSILPYAAMIIKICRAYTNTQEDFEDYYQEVCLQIWKSRNNFRGQSEWSTWVYRLSLNVSMTLLKKQKNNRQHLDSGYLPSEVSDEPRAFTEDALEQLYSAIRQLSEVDRGVILLYLEEKSYQEIAEIIGTNPNNIGVRVKRIKERLKKLLDGKIN, encoded by the coding sequence GTGAGCAACGACTTTTACACCTCATCGATTTTGCCTTATGCCGCCATGATCATCAAGATCTGCCGGGCCTATACCAATACACAAGAAGATTTCGAAGATTACTACCAGGAGGTGTGCCTGCAAATCTGGAAAAGCAGAAACAACTTTCGTGGGCAATCCGAATGGTCTACATGGGTCTATAGACTATCGCTGAATGTAAGTATGACATTGCTGAAGAAGCAGAAAAACAATCGTCAACATTTAGATTCAGGCTATTTGCCATCAGAAGTATCCGATGAACCCCGGGCTTTTACAGAGGATGCTCTGGAACAGCTATATAGTGCCATCCGGCAGCTATCTGAAGTGGACAGGGGGGTGATCTTGCTCTATCTGGAGGAAAAGTCCTATCAGGAAATCGCAGAGATCATTGGTACCAACCCCAATAACATTGGGGTTCGCGTTAAACGAATCAAAGAACGGCTAAAAAAATTATTAGATGGAAAGATCAATTGA
- a CDS encoding DUF6326 family protein: MLDNPRVNIKIKLSALWTSVVFCYLYGDYFELYVPEKVDSLITGVNVLDSPSKLLIASIILAIPSLMVALSILLNPRVNRFLNVFFGILFTLMMLLIGVNSLTPWYSFYAFLAFLESLITILIVWFAWKWPREAVD, encoded by the coding sequence ATGTTAGACAACCCAAGAGTAAACATCAAAATAAAACTTTCAGCACTGTGGACCTCAGTAGTGTTTTGCTACTTATATGGTGACTATTTTGAACTATATGTGCCAGAAAAAGTGGATAGCCTCATAACTGGAGTCAACGTATTAGATAGCCCGTCCAAATTGTTAATTGCCTCAATCATCCTGGCAATTCCTTCTCTTATGGTTGCATTGTCTATTCTACTGAACCCGAGAGTGAATAGGTTTTTGAATGTTTTTTTCGGAATCTTATTTACACTCATGATGTTATTAATAGGTGTTAATTCATTAACCCCGTGGTACAGCTTTTACGCCTTTCTTGCCTTTCTGGAAAGTTTAATCACCATTTTAATTGTTTGGTTCGCCTGGAAATGGCCAAGGGAGGCAGTAGACTGA
- a CDS encoding bifunctional UDP-N-acetylmuramoyl-tripeptide:D-alanyl-D-alanine ligase/alanine racemase, with protein MLISEVASILSAEFINPSHDFEVDTLVYDSRKASSSTHELFIALPGTHHDGHDYIPSLYQLGIRSFLISKRINPRDYPEAAFLLVSDTLVALQNLATYHRKQFDLPVVGITGSNGKTIVKEWLATILEQQWNVIKSPKSYNSQLGVPMSVWNLEKTHQVAVFEAGVSRTGEMEALERIIQPTLGIFTNIGNAHASGFESPEAKIAEKALLFAHCEKLICRLDHTSIVRQLGNLKATLITWGISQPEASINIVPSGSYFNFHYQGQQSTFSIPFSNPFDLENIFHAITAALVLGESNTHIQQAVNKLKPVPMRLELKRGNNNTHILDDSYNNDFMGLSIALDYLRQQPQKQRKTVILSDMLQSGKDPKVLYSDINALLEKHSIDHLIGIGPDIVQNQAAFSMPFEGYLSTHDFLRSAPAFTNETILVKGARDFELERVVHFLEEKNHGTILEVNYEAITHNLKVYRQQLKPQVKLMVMVKAFAYGVGVEEIAHLLQYHKVDYLGVAYLDEAVTLRRKGITLPIMIMNVDWSSFDLLETFHLEPEIYSLSMLRYFLEVTDNPPPVHLKIETGMNRLGFRSEDLDALMTILHQNPQLKVSGIFTHFSSSDAADEDDFTRKQAATFDQAYEKLAEALGYSPIKHALNSAGIMRWPAFQFDMVRLGIGLYGFDSSGTTNQLKPISTLKTKISQIKPVKEGDSIGYSRMGRADREGSIAIIAIGYADGYSRLFGNGNAYVMVNGQKAPTIGNICMDMTMIDVTGLDAREGDEVIIFGAQPNIRELAQWAQTIPYEILTNVSQRVKRVFVSE; from the coding sequence ATGCTGATAAGTGAGGTTGCTTCCATTCTCTCCGCCGAATTCATTAACCCATCCCACGACTTTGAGGTGGATACACTTGTATATGACTCACGAAAAGCCTCCAGCAGCACCCACGAGCTATTCATCGCACTGCCGGGCACCCATCACGACGGGCATGATTATATCCCCTCACTCTACCAGCTAGGCATCAGAAGCTTTCTTATCTCCAAACGGATCAACCCCAGGGACTATCCGGAAGCCGCTTTTCTGTTGGTCAGTGACACATTAGTGGCACTCCAAAACCTGGCCACCTATCACAGGAAACAGTTTGACCTCCCCGTGGTGGGGATCACAGGGAGCAATGGCAAAACAATCGTGAAAGAATGGCTCGCAACCATACTGGAACAACAGTGGAATGTCATCAAAAGCCCAAAAAGCTACAATTCACAGCTTGGAGTACCCATGTCCGTATGGAACCTGGAAAAGACCCACCAGGTAGCGGTATTTGAAGCCGGAGTATCCAGGACAGGAGAAATGGAAGCCCTGGAAAGAATCATTCAACCCACGCTGGGGATTTTCACCAACATCGGGAATGCCCATGCCTCCGGGTTTGAAAGCCCGGAAGCCAAAATTGCAGAGAAGGCTTTGCTTTTTGCCCACTGTGAAAAACTTATCTGCCGGCTGGACCATACCTCCATCGTAAGGCAGCTTGGAAATCTGAAAGCGACGCTGATCACCTGGGGAATCAGCCAGCCCGAAGCCAGTATCAACATCGTTCCCTCGGGATCGTATTTCAATTTCCATTACCAGGGACAGCAGTCGACTTTCAGCATCCCTTTTAGCAACCCATTCGATCTGGAAAACATTTTCCATGCCATCACTGCGGCATTGGTCCTTGGCGAATCCAACACTCACATTCAACAAGCGGTCAACAAGCTGAAGCCCGTGCCTATGCGACTGGAGCTGAAGCGGGGCAATAACAACACTCACATACTGGACGACAGTTACAACAATGATTTTATGGGCCTGAGTATCGCACTGGACTACCTCCGCCAGCAACCTCAGAAGCAACGTAAAACTGTCATCCTTTCGGACATGCTGCAGTCTGGCAAAGACCCCAAGGTGCTCTATAGTGACATCAATGCCCTTTTGGAAAAGCACAGCATCGATCACCTGATAGGCATAGGCCCAGACATAGTGCAAAACCAGGCGGCCTTCTCCATGCCGTTCGAGGGGTACCTCAGTACCCATGATTTTCTCAGGAGTGCTCCTGCCTTCACCAATGAAACCATTCTGGTGAAGGGTGCCCGCGATTTTGAACTGGAGCGGGTGGTTCATTTTCTGGAAGAAAAGAATCATGGCACTATCCTGGAGGTAAACTATGAGGCCATTACTCATAACCTAAAAGTGTACCGCCAGCAGCTGAAACCTCAAGTGAAACTGATGGTGATGGTGAAAGCTTTTGCCTATGGGGTGGGTGTGGAGGAAATCGCACACCTGCTACAATATCACAAGGTGGATTATCTGGGGGTGGCCTACCTGGATGAGGCGGTGACACTAAGGCGCAAAGGCATCACACTTCCCATCATGATCATGAATGTGGATTGGAGCAGCTTTGACCTTCTGGAAACTTTTCATCTGGAACCCGAAATCTATAGCCTTTCCATGCTCCGTTATTTTCTGGAGGTGACGGACAACCCGCCACCCGTCCACCTGAAGATAGAAACCGGAATGAACCGTCTGGGCTTCCGGTCAGAGGATCTGGATGCCCTGATGACCATACTCCATCAAAATCCACAACTGAAAGTATCGGGCATTTTCACACACTTCTCCAGCTCCGATGCTGCGGATGAAGACGATTTTACACGAAAACAGGCAGCCACGTTTGATCAAGCCTATGAAAAACTGGCTGAGGCCCTGGGCTACTCCCCTATCAAACATGCCCTCAACTCCGCGGGCATTATGCGCTGGCCTGCATTTCAGTTTGACATGGTCCGGCTGGGCATCGGCCTTTATGGGTTTGACAGCTCAGGCACTACCAATCAGTTAAAGCCAATCAGTACACTTAAAACCAAAATCTCGCAGATCAAGCCCGTCAAAGAAGGTGATAGCATCGGCTATTCCCGAATGGGCAGAGCCGATCGCGAGGGAAGCATCGCTATCATAGCCATCGGCTATGCGGATGGTTACAGTCGGTTATTCGGCAATGGCAATGCCTACGTGATGGTAAACGGGCAAAAAGCGCCGACTATTGGCAATATCTGCATGGACATGACCATGATAGATGTGACCGGTCTGGACGCCAGGGAGGGCGATGAGGTGATCATCTTTGGAGCGCAACCTAACATCCGGGAACTGGCCCAATGGGCACAGACCATCCCCTATGAAATCTTGACCAATGTCAGTCAGCGGGTGAAAAGGGTGTTCGTGAGTGAGTGA
- a CDS encoding GNAT family N-acetyltransferase gives MSYEFRDFDESHFIKLHQAFIGAFSEYFVTFQPPLEQFRNRIFNKLHLSPELSMMAWHEDEVVGFMLHTVNDYQGKVTAYNGGTGVIPSHQRSQIATRLYEILLGRMRDQGTISRVLLEVVEQNTKATQFYESLGFQFTRVLRCFSLKGELPDPDPHIKVKKSDQFKSVYQEHISFQPSFLDSTNQLPHNLANEIIIEAWVSETLAGHLVFQPQNGRISQVAVHEDFRQRGVASALMKNALLLSSDPNLTVMNIPEDEHPTIEALKAMGFHNELNQFELELII, from the coding sequence ATGAGTTATGAGTTCAGGGATTTTGATGAGTCCCACTTTATCAAGCTGCATCAGGCATTTATAGGAGCCTTTTCAGAATACTTTGTGACATTTCAGCCTCCTCTGGAGCAGTTTAGAAATCGCATTTTCAATAAACTTCACCTTTCTCCTGAGCTAAGCATGATGGCCTGGCATGAGGATGAGGTGGTAGGCTTCATGCTGCACACGGTCAATGACTACCAGGGAAAAGTAACCGCCTACAATGGGGGTACTGGGGTTATTCCCTCGCATCAAAGAAGCCAGATTGCCACACGGCTCTATGAAATACTTCTTGGTCGCATGAGGGATCAGGGCACCATCTCCAGAGTACTGCTGGAGGTGGTGGAACAAAACACAAAAGCCACACAGTTTTATGAATCATTGGGATTTCAATTCACCCGGGTTCTCAGATGTTTTAGCCTGAAGGGAGAACTCCCGGACCCAGATCCGCACATAAAAGTGAAAAAATCTGATCAGTTCAAATCTGTCTATCAGGAGCACATTAGTTTTCAGCCCTCCTTTCTCGATAGTACCAATCAGCTTCCTCATAACCTGGCCAATGAAATCATCATAGAAGCCTGGGTGAGTGAAACCCTGGCAGGCCATCTCGTCTTTCAACCTCAAAATGGGCGAATAAGTCAGGTGGCGGTACATGAAGATTTTCGCCAACGGGGTGTGGCATCCGCGCTTATGAAAAACGCGCTGCTGCTCTCCAGTGACCCAAACCTCACCGTGATGAATATCCCTGAGGATGAGCACCCCACCATAGAAGCACTGAAAGCCATGGGTTTTCACAATGAATTGAACCAATTTGAATTGGAATTGATAATTTAG
- a CDS encoding universal stress protein, translated as MKIKNILVPIDFSECSKNALKIAIGLAKDFGAKIHMVNAVHVHHPHPDFIGGSLMDSIMADYENQVKESFEELESEIIELNDVPHEADRFISYLTDAIYSESERKNIDLIVMGTRAHHDKIEHLIGTRATDIIESSKVPVIVIPENVKTFKLKKIGFASDLSEVKNFEKLKLIGTLARHFDASVLIFSIVEDPEKLTAMDQKLMREISERFKDVNCSARTVQADSIKEGIVKFAAFHELDLLAMIPRHRSFFERIFRSSVTKNIAIDADIPLLSFHE; from the coding sequence ATGAAAATCAAGAACATACTCGTCCCTATAGATTTCTCAGAATGTTCCAAAAATGCACTGAAAATTGCCATCGGTCTGGCCAAAGATTTCGGGGCCAAAATACACATGGTCAATGCGGTGCATGTACATCATCCACATCCGGATTTTATTGGAGGGTCTCTGATGGACTCTATTATGGCTGATTATGAAAATCAGGTAAAAGAGAGTTTTGAAGAGTTGGAATCTGAGATCATAGAGCTCAACGACGTGCCCCACGAAGCTGATCGCTTCATTTCTTATCTCACTGATGCCATTTATTCAGAATCTGAGCGAAAAAACATTGACCTGATCGTAATGGGTACCAGGGCGCATCATGATAAAATAGAACACCTCATTGGCACCAGGGCCACAGACATCATCGAATCGTCCAAAGTTCCGGTCATTGTCATCCCTGAGAATGTAAAAACGTTCAAGCTGAAGAAAATTGGTTTTGCCTCCGACCTCTCAGAGGTGAAAAACTTTGAAAAACTAAAGCTCATCGGTACACTCGCCCGTCACTTTGATGCCAGCGTACTGATTTTCTCCATAGTGGAAGACCCGGAAAAACTCACCGCCATGGATCAAAAACTGATGCGTGAAATTTCCGAGCGATTTAAAGATGTCAACTGCTCTGCGCGCACTGTACAGGCAGATTCTATCAAAGAGGGGATTGTTAAATTCGCGGCATTCCATGAGCTGGATTTGTTAGCCATGATCCCCCGGCACAGGTCATTCTTTGAGCGGATTTTCCGAAGTTCTGTGACCAAAAACATTGCCATTGATGCGGACATACCCTTGCTTAGCTTTCACGAATAG
- a CDS encoding MaoC family dehydratase, producing the protein MAIEIGSYEEFTEYIGKDLGQSEALEITQEQINKFADATLDHQWIHVDEERAKAGPFGQTIAHGYLTLSLVPHMWAQILTAKNLKMMVNYGLNNLKFNQPVPVGSKLILKAHLESLTNLRGITKAEVGARMEIEGNPKPAYTATMILLYHFEA; encoded by the coding sequence ATGGCGATAGAAATTGGAAGTTACGAGGAGTTCACAGAATACATCGGCAAGGATTTAGGCCAGTCAGAGGCGCTGGAGATCACTCAGGAGCAGATCAATAAGTTTGCCGATGCTACACTAGATCATCAGTGGATCCATGTGGATGAAGAAAGAGCAAAGGCAGGTCCTTTCGGGCAGACCATTGCGCATGGTTACCTTACCCTGTCTCTGGTACCTCACATGTGGGCACAGATTCTTACGGCCAAGAATTTAAAAATGATGGTGAACTATGGCCTGAACAACCTGAAGTTTAATCAACCGGTACCCGTAGGGAGCAAGTTGATTTTGAAAGCACATTTAGAGAGCCTGACCAACTTGCGTGGGATCACCAAAGCCGAAGTAGGAGCAAGAATGGAAATAGAAGGCAATCCAAAACCAGCCTATACAGCCACCATGATTTTGCTGTATCACTTTGAAGCTTAA
- a CDS encoding ferritin-like domain-containing protein, producing MKKILDLNDLMVEQLRELYDAEIQLVPFLEKMRLLATNHLLVKLITKYQRTTDDNHWVLKQVFNDLFMQKRGEKNAAVRLMEDQTLEILERCATPEVKDAAIIISLQHIMHFKIASYGAVATYANIMGLYGDASKLHMLVELEKKIDRQLAMLADGEVDRKAFNYQLN from the coding sequence ATGAAGAAGATACTAGACCTCAACGACCTGATGGTAGAGCAACTCCGCGAGCTTTACGATGCAGAGATACAACTTGTCCCTTTTCTGGAGAAGATGCGACTACTGGCGACCAATCATTTGCTCGTGAAGCTGATTACCAAATATCAGCGGACCACAGATGACAACCACTGGGTACTGAAGCAGGTATTCAACGACCTGTTTATGCAAAAGCGAGGTGAAAAAAATGCCGCTGTGCGTCTCATGGAGGATCAGACCCTCGAAATTTTGGAGCGATGTGCTACTCCAGAGGTGAAGGACGCAGCGATTATTATCAGCCTACAGCATATTATGCATTTCAAAATTGCTTCTTATGGAGCAGTGGCCACCTATGCCAACATCATGGGGCTATATGGAGATGCTTCCAAATTGCATATGTTGGTCGAGCTGGAAAAAAAGATAGACCGACAGTTGGCCATGCTGGCAGATGGAGAGGTGGACAGAAAGGCCTTCAATTATCAACTGAACTGA
- a CDS encoding DUF1573 domain-containing protein — translation MRKITLTILLGIAVAAVASVSPLTWKSTSLDLGSVKVGTSQAIAFEFTNESDSPVYIQEAKGSCGCTKVEFPKEAIAPGATASITASFQSSKVGVFKKNIKIKTSSSEAYTYLYFSGEVVL, via the coding sequence ATGAGAAAAATTACGTTAACCATTTTGCTGGGAATCGCAGTAGCTGCGGTTGCCTCAGTAAGTCCGCTTACCTGGAAATCAACTTCACTGGATCTGGGGTCCGTGAAAGTCGGCACGTCACAGGCCATTGCCTTTGAGTTTACCAATGAGTCTGATAGTCCCGTGTATATACAGGAAGCCAAGGGTTCATGCGGATGCACCAAAGTGGAATTTCCAAAAGAAGCCATTGCACCCGGGGCCACGGCATCTATCACAGCCTCCTTTCAGTCCTCCAAGGTTGGGGTGTTCAAGAAGAACATCAAAATCAAAACCTCATCCTCTGAGGCGTACACCTATTTGTACTTTTCAGGAGAGGTGGTACTGTAA
- a CDS encoding sensor histidine kinase KdpD, whose product MKNTPIRFLVVLGTLSMVAILVVQVYWVSEAINKQEEQFNRSVQMALRNVVESLCELNGNDIPSSDPIDQLSNNYFIARTNYKIDLSSLDYLLKAELQKRGIAQDYEYGVYDCQTDRMVYGDFVSMQDQNGKTKPTGKLPKLINDEYYFGIYFPGKTAGIVSSLGIWQLTSLLTLLILIFFTYALFVILKQKRLSEIQRDFINNMTHEFKTPLATLQVSAEVLENEASGERQKKYARIMRSELGRLDKHVHQLLETSVLDYGKSKAVVPIRVKAVLDRVVEPFRALPGIQWNEKINLTDECTISGDPAIFETIVFNLLDNAAKYGESLIRLTASKEAGLLEVKVSNDGREIPRKERTRIFRKFYRIHQGDLHDVKGFGLGLYFVRQGARSMHGKVTVVSSPDLTTFTLTFPKAS is encoded by the coding sequence ATGAAGAACACCCCGATCCGATTTTTAGTGGTTTTAGGCACCCTGTCTATGGTGGCCATATTGGTGGTGCAAGTGTATTGGGTAAGCGAGGCGATTAATAAACAGGAGGAACAGTTCAACAGATCGGTACAGATGGCGCTTCGCAATGTGGTGGAGTCACTCTGTGAGCTGAACGGCAACGATATCCCGTCTAGCGATCCCATTGATCAACTTTCCAATAACTACTTCATTGCTCGTACTAATTATAAGATTGACCTCTCTTCACTGGACTATTTGCTAAAGGCAGAGTTGCAAAAAAGAGGGATAGCCCAGGACTATGAGTATGGAGTGTACGATTGTCAGACGGATCGCATGGTGTATGGAGATTTTGTCTCCATGCAGGATCAAAACGGTAAAACCAAGCCTACTGGAAAACTCCCGAAGCTGATCAATGATGAATATTATTTTGGCATCTATTTTCCGGGGAAAACAGCCGGTATTGTGAGCAGCCTGGGTATTTGGCAGCTGACTTCTTTGCTCACACTGTTGATCCTGATATTTTTCACCTACGCACTGTTTGTCATTCTAAAACAAAAGCGGCTGAGTGAAATCCAGCGGGATTTCATTAATAATATGACCCATGAGTTCAAAACCCCATTAGCTACACTTCAGGTTTCTGCCGAGGTGCTGGAAAATGAAGCGAGCGGTGAGCGGCAAAAAAAGTATGCACGCATTATGAGGTCAGAGTTGGGTAGGCTGGACAAGCATGTACATCAGCTTCTGGAAACCTCAGTTCTGGACTATGGCAAGTCGAAAGCGGTGGTGCCCATAAGGGTGAAAGCGGTGCTGGACCGTGTCGTGGAGCCCTTTCGTGCTCTGCCAGGGATTCAATGGAATGAAAAAATCAACCTGACAGATGAATGCACGATCTCGGGGGATCCAGCCATTTTCGAGACCATTGTTTTCAATTTGCTGGACAATGCTGCTAAATATGGCGAATCCCTGATCAGGCTTACTGCCAGCAAGGAGGCTGGCCTCCTGGAGGTGAAGGTGAGCAACGATGGGCGGGAAATTCCCCGAAAGGAACGAACCAGAATTTTCAGAAAGTTTTACAGAATCCATCAGGGCGACCTGCATGATGTAAAGGGTTTTGGACTGGGGCTTTATTTTGTGCGTCAGGGCGCCAGGTCCATGCATGGAAAAGTTACTGTAGTCAGCAGTCCTGATCTGACCACCTTCACCCTCACCTTTCCAAAAGCATCATGA
- a CDS encoding response regulator transcription factor codes for MREPRILLAEDDPNLSFVIEDHLITEGFTVVAAGNGQEALRHFRNQAVDLCLIDVMMPKMDGFSLASEIRKVNDLVPILFLTARSMEQDRLKGFEIGGDDYITKPFSIAELTQRIRVFLRRSVTTSGVSEKKGALGTLQFDELNLLVIGPQSTAQLTQMEADLLKLLLQHRNQLVKRETILVEIWGENDYFKGRSLDVFISRLRKYLKEDPDLEIRNHHGVGFSLVDRNFSG; via the coding sequence ATGAGAGAACCCAGAATATTACTGGCCGAGGATGACCCCAATCTCTCTTTTGTGATTGAAGATCATTTAATCACAGAGGGGTTTACCGTAGTGGCAGCAGGCAATGGTCAGGAGGCCCTCAGACATTTTCGCAATCAAGCGGTGGACCTGTGCCTGATAGATGTAATGATGCCCAAGATGGACGGGTTCTCACTGGCCAGTGAAATCAGGAAAGTGAACGATCTGGTGCCTATCTTATTTCTCACCGCCCGATCAATGGAGCAGGACCGTCTGAAGGGGTTTGAGATCGGAGGCGATGACTATATCACCAAGCCGTTCTCCATTGCCGAACTTACGCAGCGGATCAGGGTATTCCTGAGAAGATCGGTGACCACTTCTGGTGTTTCAGAGAAGAAAGGAGCCCTCGGCACACTGCAGTTTGATGAACTCAACCTGCTGGTGATCGGCCCACAGTCCACCGCTCAACTCACCCAAATGGAGGCAGATTTACTCAAACTGCTTCTTCAGCATAGAAATCAGCTGGTGAAGCGTGAAACCATCCTGGTGGAAATATGGGGTGAGAACGATTACTTCAAAGGAAGAAGCCTGGATGTCTTTATCTCCAGGCTTCGCAAATATCTGAAGGAAGATCCCGATCTGGAGATCAGAAACCACCATGGAGTGGGCTTTTCTTTAGTCGATCGCAATTTTTCGGGTTAG
- a CDS encoding T9SS type A sorting domain-containing protein, translated as MMKSIFTKPMLGFLLMVLLGLYSSAQEKNDQVTVKITKDIDGDTQTFEKTYASEEEMKADAELKEFMGKDDQMRVWFSEDAKGPKIIELEEMGDDPHRFFFKFGDEDMAQNFHFFESGDSAMSFDIEMERLGDEFRSMEKTIRRHFESADGHRSMAFSFGGDDDKFDWHFSDSLSAEIREKMDRARAESRRGHRDFEVRVLKKVAISDDVEAFGKKGAVKTSDQLNLNDLRYFPNPAPDGRFHLKFDTPEPGELSIKIYNTNGKEVFNRYFEKYGGRYSEMIDLSQQSEGIYLLEISMDGKRLTRKIAID; from the coding sequence ATGATGAAATCAATCTTTACAAAACCAATGCTGGGATTTTTGCTGATGGTACTGCTCGGGCTCTACTCATCGGCACAGGAAAAAAATGACCAGGTGACAGTGAAAATTACCAAAGATATTGACGGTGATACACAGACGTTTGAAAAAACGTATGCCTCTGAGGAGGAAATGAAAGCTGATGCTGAGCTTAAGGAATTTATGGGAAAGGATGACCAAATGCGGGTTTGGTTTTCTGAAGATGCCAAAGGGCCCAAAATCATTGAACTGGAAGAAATGGGTGATGACCCCCACCGCTTCTTCTTTAAGTTTGGAGATGAGGACATGGCCCAAAACTTTCATTTTTTCGAGTCGGGGGACTCTGCCATGTCCTTTGACATTGAAATGGAGCGCTTAGGAGATGAATTCAGGAGTATGGAAAAGACCATTCGCAGACACTTCGAGTCGGCAGATGGGCATCGCTCCATGGCGTTTAGTTTCGGGGGTGATGACGATAAGTTTGACTGGCACTTCTCGGATTCACTTTCAGCGGAAATTCGCGAAAAGATGGATCGGGCAAGAGCTGAAAGCAGACGCGGGCACAGAGATTTTGAAGTCCGTGTATTGAAGAAAGTAGCGATCAGCGATGATGTGGAAGCATTCGGTAAAAAAGGAGCGGTGAAAACCAGTGACCAATTGAACCTGAACGACCTGCGCTATTTCCCCAACCCCGCTCCTGATGGTAGATTTCATTTGAAATTTGATACGCCGGAGCCCGGTGAACTTTCTATCAAAATTTACAACACCAATGGCAAGGAAGTATTCAACCGATATTTTGAAAAGTACGGAGGGCGCTATTCTGAGATGATTGACCTCTCGCAGCAAAGCGAGGGCATCTACCTTCTGGAAATTAGCATGGATGGCAAACGACTAACCCGAAAAATTGCGATCGACTAA